From a region of the Hemibagrus wyckioides isolate EC202008001 linkage group LG06, SWU_Hwy_1.0, whole genome shotgun sequence genome:
- the senp7 gene encoding sentrin-specific protease 7 isoform X4: MNMPMQTWQDVAKSAPRRQVKVILTDVLQTKEGRKYLSRYESYTNVKTQSLLKRGTRERRGERGHSAECSTVRKRANVPCKDQTKLSPLKLTSCTSSKSNDSVHTEENDMTLSKEVQSPAAKKRFNSSLEQPEHSASDEEGSCSLQDSVSSPSHNLLPEHSESPDAAESELCPVEESDSPRPCVSPLHFEISKSLITATRTLSKAKRPSGFYRAEHQDSGREAIPSQQNTSKTDAQECAEVMEEKEEEIEQGSKEAEQPLHQNGEVVDEGGGARRSVLCLSTGAAEVQLADEEQPRSGQMAGSTDNRLLDSEFVEVRQASKPQTTEPIVLSSEEEEEDEEVGGTSHVQALEGAKDPHRLQSPIQAMERKKNPDAHIHPSDLNSQDSSFEVSALSGCPIMELQFCALYVGSFSALTNGLVKITDDKITISFIDPSVSEVKASLPTAHVRKYSVWDGHLVRDSRLAKENEVPPSSVLVLWLAEVQARRLSSDLFDVQPGTRPAEGSTCVLLCVCEPLNGVQGALLASIMDIVGLRHGNTELLSPLTHPDSLKILQNSRDSHMLQLLLPRAETLSVSGESGTAPASAPASTTTASAKAQDSEVQPDSRVYTLCQSRGPSAYSVSLAHKPGTDWTPYRHRGPARRLIQFPPPPSKGALTVTTEDLECLDSGEFLNDVIIDFYLKYLLVQKAPRASVRRSHIFSSFFYKQLTRRDNANEDSTSTPAQLRRHQRVRTWTRHVDIFEKDFLFVPVNQEAHWYLVVVCFPGLDEPQYVQRGDHASVHDGNENSSDATAQSESQHGDGDMNSDENSSRSISAPGPPTCTENTCKQQTVCKRPCILIMDSLKLSVHERIFKLLREYLQAEWEVKRGGHRDFSAEWMVGSHCRVPLQDNSSDCGLYLLQYAESFLQDPVVHFDLPLKLECWFPRQKVRKKREEIRDLVLHLYRFQQGSLGSDSSDDGKEIGNII; encoded by the exons ATGAATATGCCGATGCAGACATGGCAAGACGTGGCAAAAAGTGCCCCAAG GCGACAGGTGAAAGTGATCTTGACAGACGTTCTCCAGACTAAAGAGGGGCGGAAATACCTGAGCAGGTATGAGAGTTACACCAATGTAAAGACACAGTCACTGCTTAAAAGAGGAACGAGGGAAAGGCGGGGTGAGAGAGGACACTCAGCAGAGTGTAGCACAGTCAGAAAGAGAGCTAATGTACCTTGCAAGGACCAAACTAAGTTATCACCTCTCAAACTCACCAGCTGTACATCCTCTAAATCGAATGACTCTGTACATACTGAGGAAAATGATATGACCCTTTCCAAAGAAGTACAATCTCCAGCAGCCAAAAAAAGATTCAACAGTTCACTGGAGCAACCAGAACATTCTGCATCTGATGAGGAAGGATCCTGCTCGCTTCAAGACAGTGTCTCTTCACCAAGTCATAACCTGTTACCTGAACACTCAGAATCACCCGATGCTGCGGAGAGTGAGTTATGTCCAGTTGAGGAAAGTGACTCTCCGAGGCCGTGTGTCAGTCCTCTTCATTTTGAGATCTCCAAAAGCTTAATCACAGCCACACGCACTCTGTCAAAAGCTAAGCGTCCTAGTGGCTTTTACAGAGCGGAACACCAGGACTCAGGACGTGAAGCCATTCCCAGTCAG CAGAATACCAGCAAGACTGACGCGCAAGAGTGTGCAGAAGTTatggaagaaaaagaggaggagatTGAACAGGGGAGTAAGGAGGCGGAACAGCCTCTGCACCAGAATGGAGAAGTGGTAGATGAAGGGGGCGGAGCCAGGCGCAGCGTCCTTTGCCTGTCCACAGGTGCAGCTGAGGTCCAGTTGGCTGATGAAGAACAACCCAGATCCGGTCAAATGGCAGGTTCTACAGATAACCGGCTCCTTGATTCAGAGTTTGTGGAAGTCAGACAGGCCTCTAAACCACAAACTACTGAACCAA ttGTTCTTTccagtgaggaggaggaggaggatgaggaggttGGTGGGACATCGCATGTCCAAGCACTAGAAGGAGCCAAAgatccacacaggctgcaaaGTCCTATACAGGccatggagagaaaaaaaaatccagatgcACACATTCATCCCTCGGATTTGAACAGCCAG GATTCCAGCTTTGAGGTGTCTGCTTTAAGTGGCTGTCCGATAATGGAGCTTCAATTCTGCGCCCTCTACGTGGGAAGCTTCAGTGCTCTGACTAATGGGCTTGTAAAG ATCACAGATGATAAGATCACCATTTCATTTATAG ATCCTTCAGTTTCTGAGGTAAAAGCTTCCTTGCCAACAGCACATGTGCGCAAGTACAGTGTGTGGGATGGGCATTTGGTGCGGGATAGTCGTTTAGCTAAAGAAAATGAAGTGCCACCTTCATCTGTCCTGGTCTTATGGCTGGCTGAAGTCCAAGCACGACGCCTGTCCAGCGACTTGTTTGATGTTCAGCCAGGGACGCGTCCAG CTGAGGGTAGCacgtgtgtgttgctgtgtgtgtgtgaaccctTGAATGGAGTCCAGGGTGCTCTGCTTGCCTCTATAATGGACATCGTAGGTCTCAGACATGGAAATACTGAGCTTCTGTCCCCGCTGACACACCCTGACAGTCTGAAGATTCTGCAGAACAGCCGAGACTCACACATGCTCCAGCTGCTGCTTCCCAGGGCAGAGACGCTTTCGGTGTCGGGCGAGTCTGGGACTGCGCCAGCATCAGCACCAGCAAGCACAACTACAGCCTCAGCTAAG gccCAGGACTCAGAAGTTCAGCCAGACTCCAGAGTCTACACATTATGTCAAAGCAGAGGTCCGAGTGCTTACAGTGTGTCCTTGGCACATAAACCTGGAACAGACTGGACTCCATACCGGCACCGTGGTCCTGCCCGCAG GTTGATCCAGTTTCCTCCACCACCCTCAAAAGGAGCCTTAACTGTGACAACTGAGGACCTGGAGTGCTTAGACAGCGGAGAGTTTCTCAACGATGTCATCATCGATTTCTACCTCAA GTATCTGCTGGTACAGAAGGCACCTCGTGCTTCAGTGAGAAGATCTCACATTTTCAGCAGCTTCTTCTACAAACAGCTCACACGGCGTGACAACGCTAACGAAGACAGCACCAGCACACC agccCAGCTCAGGAGGCACCAGCGGGTCAGGACATGGACACGTCATGTGGACATATTTGAGAAGGACTTCCTGTTTGTTCCCGTCAATCAAGA AGCGCACTGGTACCTAGTAGTTGTGTGTTTCCCCGGACTGGATGAGCCACAGTACGTGCAGAGAGGAGACCATGCCTCAGTGCATGATGGGAATGAAAACTCCAGTGATGCCACGGCTCAGAGTGAATCTCAGCACGGTGATGGAGACATGAACTCAG ATGAAAACTCTTCAAGGTCTATTTCTGCTCCTGGTCCACCA ACCTGCACAGAAAATACCTGTAAACAACAGACTGTCTGTAAGAG ACCCTGCATTCTCATTATGGACTCTCTGAAGCTGTCTGTTCATGAGCGCATCTTCAAGCTCCTGCGCGA GTATCTGCAGGCAGAGTGGGAGGTAAAACGAGGTGGACATCGAGACTTTAGTGCAGAGTGGATGGTGGGCTCCCACTGCAGAGTTCCCCTGCAGGACAACAGCAGTGACTGCGGTCTTTATTTACTGCAGTATGCCGAAAGCTTTTTACAG GATCCTGTAGTGCACTTTGACCTTCCACTGAAGCTAGAGTGTTGGTTTCCACGCCAGAAAGTGCGTAAGAAGCGAGAGGAGATTCGAGATCTCGTGTTGCACTTGTACCGATTTCAGCAAGGCTCTCTGGGAAGCGACAGCTCAGATGATGGAAAAGAAATAGGAAATATAATTTAG